The genomic DNA CCTGCTGGAGCTGGTCCATCAGCTCGGGGTCGGGCGCCGACCACAGGCCGCGGTCGGCGGCCTCGCTCAGCTTCTCCACCATCGCGTGCAGCGCCCAGGGGTTGGCGTGGCGCAGGAAGTCCTGGTTCTCCTTGTCGAGGACGTAGGTCTCGGCCAGGGTCGAGTACATCCAGTCCGGTACCACGCCCGCCGTCGCGTCGAACCCGAAGAGGTAGTCCACCGTCGCCGCCAGCTCGAACGCGCCCTTGTAGCCGTGCTTGCGCATGCCGGCGATCCAGCGCGGGTTGACGACCCGCGACCGGAAGACGCGCGCGGTCTCCTCGGTGAGCGTGCGCGTGCGGATCGCGTCCGGCGTCGTGCTGTCGCCGACGTACGCCTTGGGGTCCTCCCCGGTCAGCGCGCGCACGGTCGCGACCATGCCGCCGTGGTACTGGAAGTAGTCGTCGGAGTCGGCGATGTCGTGCTCGCGGGTGTCGATGTTCTTGGCCGCGACCGCGATGCGCCGGTAGGTCGACTCCATGTCCTCGCGCGCGGGCGCGCCGTCGAGGTCGCGCCCGTACGCGAACCCGCCCCAGGCCGTGTAGACCTCGGCCAGGTCGGAGTCGTCGCGCCAGTTGCCGGACTCGATGACCTGGAGGATCCCGGCGCCGTACGAGCCGGGCTTCGACCCGAAGATCCGCGTGGTCGCGCGGCGCTCGTCGCCGTGAGCGGCGCGGTCGGCGTCGGCATGGCGGCGGACGTAGTTCCGCTCGTGCGGCTCGTCGAGGCCGGCGACCAGGCGTACGGCGTCGTCGAGCATCGCGACGACGTGCGGGAAGGCGTCCCGGAAGAAGCCCGAGATCCGCACGGTCACGTCGATCCGCGGACGGCCGAGCTCGTCGAGCGGCAGCGGCTCGAGCCCGACCACGCGCCGCGACTGCTCGTCCCAGGTCGGCAGCACCCCGAGGAGCGCGAGCACCTCCGCCACGTCGTCGCCGGAGGTCCGCATCGCCGACGTGCCCCAGACCGACAAGCCGACCGAGGCTGGGTACTCGCCGGTCTCCTCCAGGTAGCGCGCCAGCAGCGAGTCGGCCATCGCCTGGCCGGTCGTCCAGGCCAGCCGCGACGGGACGGCCTTGGGGTCGACGGAGTAGAAGTTCCGCCCGGTGGGGAGCGTGTTGACCAGGCCGCGCAGCGGCGAGCCCGACGGTCCGGCGGGGACGTAGCCACCGGCGAGGGCGTGCAGCGTGTTCGTCAGCTCGTCGGAGGTGCGGGCCAGGCGCGGCACGACCTCGCGGCAGGCGAAGGTCAGCGACGCCGCCACTCCCTCGTTGGCTGCGCCGAGCACCGACTCCACGACCCCGGGCACCCGCGACTCGTCCCAGCCGGCGTCCGCGACCGCCTGGACCAGGGCGCGCGCCTGCTCCTCCGCGGCGTCGGCCTCGGCCGTCGTCGACTCGTTCTCCTTGAGCCCGAGCGCGACGCGCAGGCCGGGGACGCCGTTGACCTGGCCGCCGAACACCTGGTTGGCCCGCAGCACGGCCAGCACGAGGTTGACGAGGTTCTCGCCCTCGGGCGCCTGGCCGAGCACGTGCAGCCCGTCGCGGATCTGGACGTCCTTGATCTCGCAGAGCCAGCCGTCGACGTGCATGACGAAGTCGTCGAACACCTCGTCGTCCGGCCGGTCCGACAGCCCGAGGTCGTGGTCCATCTGCGCGGCCTGGACGAGCGTCCAGATCTCGCCGCGCAGCGCCGGCGCCTTGGCCGGGTCCATCGCCGAGACGGTCCCGTACTCGTCCAGCAGCTGCTCGAGCCGGGCGATGTCGCCGTACGCCTCCGCGCGCGCCATCGGCGGCACGAGGTGGTCGATGACGGTGGCGTGCGCGCGGCGCTTGGCCTGGGTGCCCTCGCCCGGGTCGTTGACCAGGAACGGGTAGATCAGCGGCATCGAGCCGAGCGCCGCGTCCGTGCCGCACGAGGCGGACAGGCCGAGGTTCTTGCCCGGCAGCCACTCGAGGTTGCCGTGCTTGCCGACGTGCACCACGGCGTGCGCGCCGAACTCGCGCTCGATCCAGCGGTAGACGGCGAGGTAGTGGTGCGTCGGCGCGAGGTCGGGGTCGTGGTAGATCGCGATCGGGTTCTCGCCGAAGCCACGCGGCGGCTGCACGAGGATGACGACGTTCCCGGCCTGGAGCGTCGCGGCCACGATCTCGCCGTCGGCGTCCTGGCTGCGGTCGACGAACAGCTCGCCCGGCGCCTCGCCCCAGGTCTGCGTGACGTGCTCGACGAGGTCGTCCGGCAGGTCCGCGAGCCACCGCTTGTACGCCGCCGCGGGGATGCGGACGCGCTGACCGGCGACCTGGTCGCTGGTCAGCCACTCCGGGTCCTGCCCGCCCGCGTCGATGAGGGCGTGGATGAGGGCGTTGCCCGCCGTCGTGTCCGGCTCCTCGTCCTCCACCTCGGGCAGCGGGGCGGTGCCGGGGATCTCGCCGGGCTCGCCGAGGTCGTAGCCCTCCTCGCGCAGCGCGCGGAGCAGCCGGATGACCGACACGGGTGTGTCGAGGCCGACGGCGTTGCCGATGCGCGAGTGCTTGGTCGGGTAGGCCGACAGCACGATCGCGATCTTGCGCTCGCTCGGCGGCACGTGCCGCAGGCGGGCGTGGTTCACGGCGAGCGAGGCGACCCGCGCGCAGCGCTCGGGGTCGGGCACGTAGTGCGGCAGCCCGTCGGCATCGACCTCCTTGAAGGAGAACGGCACCGTGATGATGCGCCCGTCGAACTCGGGCACCGCGACCTGCGTCGCCACGTCGAGCGGCGAGAGGCCCTCGTCGGCGTCGGCCCAGTCCTGGCGGCTCGTGGTCAGGCACAGGCCTTGCAGGATCGGGACGTCGAGCCCGGCGAGCTTGCGCACGTCCCAGCCCTCGTCCTCGCCCCCGGCCGAGGCGTTCGCCGGGCGGGTGCCTCCAGCGGCCAGGACGGTGGTGATCAGCGCGTCGTACGTCCCGAGGTGCTCGATGAGGTCGTCCGGCGCGTCCCGCAGCGAGGCCGCGAAGACGGGCACCCCGACGCCGCCCGCGGCGTCGATCGCATCAGCGAGGGCGGAGACGTACGCGGTGTTCCCGGCCGTGAACTGCGCCCGGTAGAAGAGGATCGCGACGCGCGGGCGTACGGGGAGAACGCCAACCCCTTCAGGGCCCTTCGACAGGCTCAGGGAGCGTTCTTCGGAGCTCGGCAGCGGCCGCGGCAGCGCGCCCCACTGGGGCTGCTCGACCGGGGGCTCGAAGCCCTCGCCCGTCAGCAGCACGGTGTCGGAGAGGAAGGCGTGGAGCTGGCGGAGGTTCTCCGGGCCGCCCTGGGCGAGGTAGCGGTGGGCCTCGGCGCAGGTGCCGATCGGGACCGTCGACTGCTCCATCAGCGCCGCGTCGGGAGCCTGCTCGCCGCCGAGGACGACCATCGGCTTCCCGAACGCGCGGATCCGCGCGAACCCCTCGCACAGGTCGCGGGGCGAGCCGAGGACGCGGGCGACGACCAGGTCGGCGGACTCGAACGCCGCAGCCATCGTCTGGTGCGCCGGGCGCCCCGGGTTGGCGACCACGTAGTCGGCGCCGCTCGCGCGGGCCGTCAGCAGGTCGGTGTCGGAGGTGGACAGCAGGGCGATCCGGGGCACGAATCTTCTCCTCACCGAGGGTCCGCGCCCTCGGAGGTAGGGACAGGTCGCGACGCCGGGCAGTTCCTGACTCACCTCGTCCGGGGACGCGGGCTCACAGTGGCGGGACCGCGCCGGAGTCTCACCGGCTTCCTGGGTCCGAGGTCGTGGCGCGAGCCTAACCGCCCGCGGGTCGGCCGGCGCCCGACGGCGGTTCCGCCGCCTGCTCGGACCGGTCTGGACGCGGAGAGGCCCGGGCCGCACTCGCAGCCCGGGCCTCGTCGTCCTCAGACCACGCGTCAGCCGATCGACGCCCCGTACCGGGCCTGGCCGCGGGCGGCATAGCCGTAGTCGCGCAGCTGGTAGGAGTCGCGGTCGCCCTCGCCGTCGAGACCGGTGCCCGTGGCGTGGAGCGACACGACACGACCGCCGTCGTCGCCCTTGCCGGGGATCCCGACGACGACGTCGGCGCGGCCGTCCAGGTCCCGGTCGACCAGGCCGAGCGCCGCCCCGAAGTCGTCGCCGGTCTCCGACCCGCCGGGCACGCCCGCGGTCTCCTGGTCGAAGGAGCTGTTGCCGCTGGACGCCAGGCCGTTCGCCCCGCCCCTGACCAGGACGACCCGGCCGGCGTCCTCGTCGCCGACAGGCTGACGCGGCGCGCCCACGACCAGGTCGTCGTACGCGTCACCCGTGAGCTCGGCGACCAGCAGCGCGGCGCCGAAGCCGTCCCCGCGGGTCCGGCCCGGCAGTCCGAAGCCGTTCTGGTGCTGGAACGTCACGGCGGCCTTCGTCCCGGTGCCGGTGCCGTTGAGCCTCAGCACCGCGATCCGGTCGTCCACCTCCTCGCCCGCGCTCACGCCCACGACGATCTCGTTGCGGGCGGTCCCGAGCAGGTTGCCGACCGCGAGGGCGCGGATCCCCGCGAGGTCGACGGTGCGCACGATCCGCGTGCAGGCCGACGGTGCGGCGGACCCGCCCGGGCAGAACGACACCGAGCCCGCGGCGGCCGCCCCGTCCCGGTTCTCCCGGCCGGCCGACACGACCACGACGTCGGGCTTGCCGTCCCCGTCCGCGTCCGCCACGGCCAGGGCGGAACCGAACCGGAAGTCCTGGTCCTCGGTCCCCCGTGTCCCGCGGACCGACGTGCGACCGGTGGTCGTGATGCCCTTCTTGCCGCCGAGCAGCACCGTCACCGTCCCGCTCGCGGGGAAGTCCTCGCTGGCGGCGCTGTCCTTGTCGTCGCCCGGCGCGCCCACCACGAGGTCGGCGTACCCGTCCCCGTTGAGGTCGCCGGCGGCGAGCGCCGCACCGAACTGCGCGCCCTTCTTCTCCGTCGGCCGCGAGAAGCGCGTGGAGCCCTTCCCGGTCGGCCCGTCCGGGCTGCCGTACAGGATGGTGACCGATCCCGCGTCCTTCGCGTCCCCGTCCTCGCCCGGTGCGCCGACGGCCAGGTCGGCGTACCCGTCGCGGTTGAAGTCGCCGCTCGCCACCGCAGCGCCGAAGTGGTCGCCGGTCTCCGAGGCGCCGGGCACCTTGGACGTCGACTGGGTCAGGACCGCCCGGTCGGAGGTGACCTGGCTCGACCGCGACATCTCCCAGGCGACCCCGCCGGCCTCGTCCTTGCCGTTCACGTCGAGGTCCGGCGCTCCGGCCACCAGCTCGGGGAACCCGTCGCCGTCGAAGTCGTACGGCTTCGCCGCCGTCGCGGCCGAGGCCGGGCCCGCGCCCAGGGCGAGGGGCAGCACGAGCCCCGCCGCTGCCGCCAGTGAATACTTCCGTGTCCGTCGCATATCGCTCCCCTGTGCCTCGACCGTGAGTGGCGGACATCATCGACGGCACGGGGGTCGTCCGTCCAGGGAGTTCGGGCCCGAGAGCGACGGTGTCCTCCGCAGGGAGGACACCCGCCGCGCGGATTGATGGGGCGGAGCAGGATCGGGCGGTGGACGAACCGGTGGGACGGGGTGTCGAGGCAGACGTCGACGTCGACCTTGACGTCGACGTCGTGGTCGTCGGGGCCGGGCTCTCCGGGGTGGGCGCCGCCTGCCACCTGCGCCGCGAGGCCCCGCAGGAGTCCCTCCTCGTGCTCGAGGCGCGCGAGCGGATGGGCGGGACGTGGGACCTGTTCCGCTACCCCGGCGTGCGCTCGGACTCCGACATGTTCACCCTCGCCTACGACTTCGCCCCCTGGCGCGGGGAGCGGGCGATCGTCGAGGGCGCCGACATCCGGCGCTACGTCGAGGACACGGCCCGCGCGTACGGGATCGACGATCGCACCCGCTTCGGGCACCGCGTGGTCCGGGCGGAGTGGTCGGGCGCGGAGCAGCGGTGGCGGCTGACCGTCGCGCACGCCGGTGACGAGCGCGTCGTGACGTGCCGGTTCCTGTGGGTGTGCACCGGCTACTACCGCTACGACGCCGGCCACCAGCCGGCGCTGGCCGGGGAGGAGGCGTTCGGCGGGACGCTCGTCGACCCGCAGCGCTGGCCCGAGGACCTCGACGTCCGCGACCGTGACGTCGTGGTCCTCGGAAGCGGCGCCACCGCGGTCACCCTCGTGCCCGCGCTGGCCGCGCAGGGGGCCCGCGTCACGATGCTGCAGCGCTCGCCCTCCTACGTCGGCGTCGTCGGGCGCCGCGACCGGTGGGCGCGGCGGTTGTCGGGCCGGGTCCCGCCGGGCGTCGCCGACCGCGTGCTCCGGGCCCGCCACGTGCTCGTCCAGCAGACCGTGACCGGCGTCAGCCGGCGGCGCCCCGACCTCGTGCGGCGCGCGCTGCTGCGGACCGCGGCGCAGCGGCTGCCCGAGGGCTACGACGTCGAGGCCACGTTCGGCGCCCGCTACGACCCGTGGGACCAGCGGCTCACGGTCAGCCCGGGCGGCGAGCTCTTCACCGCCGTCCGCGACGGCCGCGCGGAGGTCGTCACCGGGACCCTCGAGCGGCTCACGCCGGACGGCGTCCTCATGACTTCGGGCCGGGAGGTGCCCGCCGACGTGCTCGTGCGGGCGACGGGGCTCGAGATGCTGGGGTTCGGCGGGATGGAGGTCGTGGTCGACGACGAACCGGTCGTCCTCGGCGAGCGGCTCGCGTACGCCGGCGTCATGCTCGAGGACGTGCCGAACCTCGCCTTCACCGTGGGTTACGCCCGCGCGTCGTGGACCCTGCGCGCCGACCTCGTCGCGCACTGGGTGACCCGCCTGCTGCGCCGGATGCGGCGCGAGGGCCTCGCGGTGGTGACGCCCGACCGGGCGCCCGCGGCGGAGCACGAGGCCCGACGGCCGCTGATCGACCTCAACTCGGGCTACGTGCGGCGGGGCCGCGGCCGGATGCCCGAGCAGGGCGCGGGCCGGCCCTGGCGCTCCCCGGGGAACCACCTCGAGGGCGTGGCCGCGCTGCGCTGGCGCCGCCGCACGCCCGGGCTGCGCACGACGCCGGCCGGGAGCCGGGCGTGAGGCCGTACGCCTTCGCCGGCGGCACGGCGGTCGTCACCGGGGCGGGGAGCGGCATCGGCGAGGCCCTGACGTACGGGCTCGCCGAGCGCGGCAGCCACCTCGTGCTGGTCGACCAGCACGCCGACCGGCTCGACCGGGTGCGGACCGTCGTCCTCGAGCGGCACCCGGAGGTCCGGGTGACCACGGTGGTCGCCGACCTGTCCGACCACGACGCGACGGTCGCCCTCGGCACGCGGCTGGCCGCCGAGCACCCGGGGACGACGCTGCTGGTGAACAACGCCGGCGTGGCCCTGGCCGGCGACCTGGCCGAGCTCGAGCTCGCCGAGCTGGAGTGGCTCCTCGAGGTCAACCTCCGGGCGGTCGTCAGCCTGACCCACGGCCTGCTGCCGGTGCTGCTGGCCAACCCGGGCTCGCACCTCGTCGTGGTCTCGAGCATCTTCGGGATCTTCGCGATGCCCGGCCAGGTGCCGTACGTGACGGCGAAGTTCGGGGTGCGGGGCTTCGCCGAGGCGCTGCGCCACGAGCTCGCGGGCCGGGTCGGCGTGACGGTCGTCCACCCGGGCGGCGTGGCCACGCGGATCGCCACCGACGCACGGGCGGCAGCGCGGATGGACCAGGCGATGTTCGTCAGGGCACGCGAGCGGCTGGGTCCCCTGCTGAGCATCAGCCCCGAGGACGCCGCGGGGGCGATCCTGCGAGGCGTCGCCGCGCGGCGGCCGCGGGTGCTGATCGGGTGGGTGTCGGCGCGGGTGCCGGACCTCCTGGTGAGGGCGCTGCCGGGGTCGTACGCGCGGGTGCTGCGGCTCTTCGCCGGGAGCCGGTTCGACCTGCGTAACCGGCGCTGAGCCTCTCGCCGGTCCTGCCGTCTCGCTCCGGAGGTCTCGCTCCCAGGCCCGCTCGGGGCCGCCCACGGCCGTCGCCCGGGTCAGATCCCCACCCCGAGGGTGGCGACCCGAGCCGGGCGACGGACGGGTGGCGGTGTCGTGGCACCTCTTCCGCCCCTGCTCGTGAGGTGCCGATGACCTCAGCGAACCATCGATCCGGACCGCTGCCGAGCACTTCGTACGGATGTCAGGAGATCTTCAGACGGGCCGGACCTGTCGTGCACGACGGACCCGCCCGCAGGCCGACCGCCGTCGAGGGGTAGACATCGAGGGACACCTCACCCAAGGAGCTGCGCATGCGTGCCCTCGTCTACCACGGCCCGAAGGACGTCTCCGTCGACGACGTCCCCGACGCCACCATCGAGAAGCCGACGGACGTGCTGGTCCGGGTCACCTCGACCAACATCTGCGGCAGCGACCTGCACATGTACGAGGGCCGCACCGACGTCGAGCAGGGCAAGGTCCTCGGCCACGAGAACATGGGCGAGGTCATCGAGATCGGCTCGGCCGTCGACAAGGTCAAGGTCGGCGACCACGTCGTGCTGCCCTTCAACATCGGCTGCGGCTTCTGCAAGAACTGCGAGTCGGGCCGCACCGGCTTCTGCCTGACGGCCAACCCGGGCAACGCCGGCGCCGCCTACGGCTACGCCGACATGGGCCCGTACTCGGGCGGTCAGGCGGAGCTGCTGCGCGTCCCGTGGGCGGACTGGAACGCCCTCGTGCTGCCCGAGGACGCGACCGAGAAGCAGCTCGACTACGTGATGCTCTCCGACATCCTGCCCACCGGCTGGCACGGGACGGTGCTGGCCGGCGTCGTGCCCGGTGACTCGGTCGTCGTCTACGGCGCGGGCCCGGTGGGGCTGATGGCCGCGCTGTCGGCGCGGGTCAAGGGCGCCGACCAGGTCTTCGTCATCGACCGCCAGCCCGACCGCCTGGCGCTCGCCGAGAAGCTCGGCGCGACGCCGGTCGACGACTCCAAGGGCGACGCGGTCGACCAGATCATGGAGGCGACGCGCGGCGAGGGCGCGGACCGCGGGGTCGAAGCCGTCGGCTACCAGGCCCACGGCCCGTCCGGCGAGGAGGAGCCCGGCACGACGATCAACAGCCTCGTCGCCGCCGTGCGCCCGACCGGCGGGATCGGCGTGGTCGGCGTCTTCGTGCCCGAGGACCCGACCGCGAAGGACGAGCTCGCCCAGCAGGGCAGGTTCGCCTTCGACTTCGGGACGTTCTTCTTCAAGGGCCAGTCGATGGGCACCGGCCAGGCCAACGTCAAGCAGTACAACCGCGCGCTGCGCAACCTGATCCACCGCGGGCTGATCAACCCCGGCCAGATCGTGTCGCAGGAGCTGAGCCTCGAGCAGGCCGTCGAGGGCTACAAGAACTTCGACGACCGGCTCGACGGCTGG from Microlunatus sagamiharensis includes the following:
- the cobN gene encoding cobaltochelatase subunit CobN encodes the protein MPRIALLSTSDTDLLTARASGADYVVANPGRPAHQTMAAAFESADLVVARVLGSPRDLCEGFARIRAFGKPMVVLGGEQAPDAALMEQSTVPIGTCAEAHRYLAQGGPENLRQLHAFLSDTVLLTGEGFEPPVEQPQWGALPRPLPSSEERSLSLSKGPEGVGVLPVRPRVAILFYRAQFTAGNTAYVSALADAIDAAGGVGVPVFAASLRDAPDDLIEHLGTYDALITTVLAAGGTRPANASAGGEDEGWDVRKLAGLDVPILQGLCLTTSRQDWADADEGLSPLDVATQVAVPEFDGRIITVPFSFKEVDADGLPHYVPDPERCARVASLAVNHARLRHVPPSERKIAIVLSAYPTKHSRIGNAVGLDTPVSVIRLLRALREEGYDLGEPGEIPGTAPLPEVEDEEPDTTAGNALIHALIDAGGQDPEWLTSDQVAGQRVRIPAAAYKRWLADLPDDLVEHVTQTWGEAPGELFVDRSQDADGEIVAATLQAGNVVILVQPPRGFGENPIAIYHDPDLAPTHHYLAVYRWIEREFGAHAVVHVGKHGNLEWLPGKNLGLSASCGTDAALGSMPLIYPFLVNDPGEGTQAKRRAHATVIDHLVPPMARAEAYGDIARLEQLLDEYGTVSAMDPAKAPALRGEIWTLVQAAQMDHDLGLSDRPDDEVFDDFVMHVDGWLCEIKDVQIRDGLHVLGQAPEGENLVNLVLAVLRANQVFGGQVNGVPGLRVALGLKENESTTAEADAAEEQARALVQAVADAGWDESRVPGVVESVLGAANEGVAASLTFACREVVPRLARTSDELTNTLHALAGGYVPAGPSGSPLRGLVNTLPTGRNFYSVDPKAVPSRLAWTTGQAMADSLLARYLEETGEYPASVGLSVWGTSAMRTSGDDVAEVLALLGVLPTWDEQSRRVVGLEPLPLDELGRPRIDVTVRISGFFRDAFPHVVAMLDDAVRLVAGLDEPHERNYVRRHADADRAAHGDERRATTRIFGSKPGSYGAGILQVIESGNWRDDSDLAEVYTAWGGFAYGRDLDGAPAREDMESTYRRIAVAAKNIDTREHDIADSDDYFQYHGGMVATVRALTGEDPKAYVGDSTTPDAIRTRTLTEETARVFRSRVVNPRWIAGMRKHGYKGAFELAATVDYLFGFDATAGVVPDWMYSTLAETYVLDKENQDFLRHANPWALHAMVEKLSEAADRGLWSAPDPELMDQLQQVYLDVEGDLEDRVS
- a CDS encoding FG-GAP-like repeat-containing protein, whose protein sequence is MRRTRKYSLAAAAGLVLPLALGAGPASAATAAKPYDFDGDGFPELVAGAPDLDVNGKDEAGGVAWEMSRSSQVTSDRAVLTQSTSKVPGASETGDHFGAAVASGDFNRDGYADLAVGAPGEDGDAKDAGSVTILYGSPDGPTGKGSTRFSRPTEKKGAQFGAALAAGDLNGDGYADLVVGAPGDDKDSAASEDFPASGTVTVLLGGKKGITTTGRTSVRGTRGTEDQDFRFGSALAVADADGDGKPDVVVVSAGRENRDGAAAAGSVSFCPGGSAAPSACTRIVRTVDLAGIRALAVGNLLGTARNEIVVGVSAGEEVDDRIAVLRLNGTGTGTKAAVTFQHQNGFGLPGRTRGDGFGAALLVAELTGDAYDDLVVGAPRQPVGDEDAGRVVLVRGGANGLASSGNSSFDQETAGVPGGSETGDDFGAALGLVDRDLDGRADVVVGIPGKGDDGGRVVSLHATGTGLDGEGDRDSYQLRDYGYAARGQARYGASIG
- a CDS encoding flavin-containing monooxygenase, with protein sequence MDEPVGRGVEADVDVDLDVDVVVVGAGLSGVGAACHLRREAPQESLLVLEARERMGGTWDLFRYPGVRSDSDMFTLAYDFAPWRGERAIVEGADIRRYVEDTARAYGIDDRTRFGHRVVRAEWSGAEQRWRLTVAHAGDERVVTCRFLWVCTGYYRYDAGHQPALAGEEAFGGTLVDPQRWPEDLDVRDRDVVVLGSGATAVTLVPALAAQGARVTMLQRSPSYVGVVGRRDRWARRLSGRVPPGVADRVLRARHVLVQQTVTGVSRRRPDLVRRALLRTAAQRLPEGYDVEATFGARYDPWDQRLTVSPGGELFTAVRDGRAEVVTGTLERLTPDGVLMTSGREVPADVLVRATGLEMLGFGGMEVVVDDEPVVLGERLAYAGVMLEDVPNLAFTVGYARASWTLRADLVAHWVTRLLRRMRREGLAVVTPDRAPAAEHEARRPLIDLNSGYVRRGRGRMPEQGAGRPWRSPGNHLEGVAALRWRRRTPGLRTTPAGSRA
- a CDS encoding SDR family NAD(P)-dependent oxidoreductase, which translates into the protein MRPYAFAGGTAVVTGAGSGIGEALTYGLAERGSHLVLVDQHADRLDRVRTVVLERHPEVRVTTVVADLSDHDATVALGTRLAAEHPGTTLLVNNAGVALAGDLAELELAELEWLLEVNLRAVVSLTHGLLPVLLANPGSHLVVVSSIFGIFAMPGQVPYVTAKFGVRGFAEALRHELAGRVGVTVVHPGGVATRIATDARAAARMDQAMFVRARERLGPLLSISPEDAAGAILRGVAARRPRVLIGWVSARVPDLLVRALPGSYARVLRLFAGSRFDLRNRR
- a CDS encoding glutathione-independent formaldehyde dehydrogenase, with product MRALVYHGPKDVSVDDVPDATIEKPTDVLVRVTSTNICGSDLHMYEGRTDVEQGKVLGHENMGEVIEIGSAVDKVKVGDHVVLPFNIGCGFCKNCESGRTGFCLTANPGNAGAAYGYADMGPYSGGQAELLRVPWADWNALVLPEDATEKQLDYVMLSDILPTGWHGTVLAGVVPGDSVVVYGAGPVGLMAALSARVKGADQVFVIDRQPDRLALAEKLGATPVDDSKGDAVDQIMEATRGEGADRGVEAVGYQAHGPSGEEEPGTTINSLVAAVRPTGGIGVVGVFVPEDPTAKDELAQQGRFAFDFGTFFFKGQSMGTGQANVKQYNRALRNLIHRGLINPGQIVSQELSLEQAVEGYKNFDDRLDGWTKVVLHP